A window of Natrinema versiforme contains these coding sequences:
- a CDS encoding mechanosensitive ion channel family protein gives MSELLTEFDRLSAVFPTTPLKLAVSIVALGLVVGVLLAYRRLHAWVAERARPLYADIASMALLIATCGMSLSIVLGVWGQTAELSRLYNDFGLGGDGVARAIFSFLLLVVTVIVTRFVRRVIEEVFGSSSAVTAHQRKVTHRLSQVIIWSVSLVVVLGIWIEDLGSLLVGAGFLGIVLGMAARQTLGTMLAGFVLMFARPFEIGDWIAVDDNEGIVTDISIVNTRVRSFDGEYVMIPNDVIASSMVTNRSKRGRLRLEVEVGVDYATDIDRAADLAKTAIEDIDEALAAPSPQIVAKSFGDSSVILGARFWIDKPSARRYWTARTAAISAVKAAFEDEGIKIPYPQRELSGRAETGGFRIADDGEATPAGESGDGESREHRMTTPEDR, from the coding sequence ATGTCCGAACTACTGACGGAGTTCGACCGGCTCTCGGCGGTGTTTCCGACGACGCCGCTGAAACTCGCGGTGTCGATCGTGGCGCTCGGACTCGTCGTCGGCGTCCTCCTCGCCTACCGGCGGCTCCACGCGTGGGTCGCCGAGCGGGCGCGGCCGCTGTACGCCGATATCGCTTCCATGGCCCTGCTCATCGCAACCTGTGGGATGAGCCTCAGTATCGTACTCGGCGTCTGGGGCCAGACGGCGGAACTGAGCCGGCTCTACAACGACTTCGGGCTCGGCGGCGACGGCGTCGCACGCGCGATCTTCTCGTTTCTCCTGCTCGTCGTGACGGTCATCGTCACCCGGTTCGTCCGCCGGGTGATCGAGGAGGTGTTCGGCTCGTCCTCGGCCGTGACGGCCCACCAGCGGAAGGTCACCCACCGCCTCTCGCAGGTGATCATCTGGTCCGTCTCGCTGGTCGTCGTGCTCGGCATCTGGATCGAGGACCTCGGGAGCCTGCTCGTCGGGGCCGGCTTCCTCGGGATCGTCCTGGGGATGGCCGCTCGGCAGACCCTCGGGACGATGCTCGCCGGCTTCGTCCTGATGTTCGCCCGGCCGTTCGAGATCGGCGACTGGATCGCGGTCGACGACAACGAGGGAATCGTCACCGACATCTCGATCGTCAACACTCGCGTCCGGTCGTTCGACGGCGAGTACGTCATGATCCCCAACGACGTCATCGCCTCGAGCATGGTGACCAACCGCTCGAAGCGGGGGCGACTGCGACTCGAGGTCGAGGTCGGCGTGGACTATGCGACCGATATCGACCGTGCCGCGGACCTCGCGAAGACCGCGATCGAAGATATCGACGAGGCACTGGCCGCGCCGTCGCCGCAGATCGTTGCCAAGTCCTTCGGCGACTCGTCGGTGATACTCGGCGCGCGCTTCTGGATCGACAAGCCGAGCGCCAGACGCTACTGGACGGCTCGAACCGCCGCGATCAGCGCCGTCAAGGCGGCCTTCGAGGACGAGGGAATCAAGATCCCGTACCCGCAGCGCGAACTGTCCGGACGGGCCGAGACCGGCGGCTTTCGGATCGCCGACGACGGCGAAGCGACGCCGGCCGGGGAATCCGGCGACGGCGAATCGCGCGAACACCGCATGACGACACCGGAGGATCGATAG
- the nhaC gene encoding Na+/H+ antiporter NhaC: MSADFTPTTIDDLEPERRPSFALALVPVFAVVAFLGVGSAVLGLDPHVPLLWSIVFVGAFGRYLGYSWPELSDGISNGLLMGIQALLIIFTIYALIATWVDAGTIPAMMYYGLELLTPTVFLPVAAILAAVVAFSIGSSWTTVGTLGVAFVGIGAGLGVSGPLTVGAVISGAYAGDKQSPLSDTTNLAAGVTNTPLYDHIRRMRTGTAIAFGLSVLGFAAFGLQAGGEIPAGRIVEIQTALAGTYDLSVLVFLPLVVTFGLALYGYPALPTLVAGVFAGVFTTILVQGTGFVAAWGVFMSGTEPQTGTDLVNELLATGGLTGSAWTITVVVAALSLGGLLEHTGVLAVLAHRLSQGVGSSGGLIAGTGLSAILINALTAQQYMSIVLPGLTLRNLYDEFGLDSEELSRAVEAAGTPTGALIPWHAGGVFMASATGVPTLEYAPFYLFGFLSPAVLFLMALTGRGIPTVNRAERAHTAD, encoded by the coding sequence ATGTCAGCCGACTTTACACCGACGACGATCGACGACCTCGAGCCCGAACGGCGGCCGTCGTTCGCTCTCGCGCTCGTTCCGGTGTTCGCGGTCGTCGCCTTCCTCGGCGTCGGATCGGCCGTCCTCGGCCTCGATCCGCACGTCCCGCTGCTCTGGAGTATTGTCTTCGTCGGCGCGTTCGGTCGCTATCTGGGATACAGTTGGCCCGAACTCTCCGACGGAATCTCGAACGGCCTTCTGATGGGGATACAGGCGCTGTTGATCATCTTTACGATCTACGCACTGATCGCCACGTGGGTCGACGCCGGCACGATCCCGGCGATGATGTACTACGGCCTCGAGTTGCTGACGCCGACGGTGTTCCTGCCCGTCGCCGCGATCTTGGCAGCCGTCGTCGCGTTCTCGATCGGCTCCTCGTGGACGACGGTCGGGACGCTGGGCGTCGCGTTCGTCGGGATCGGTGCGGGGCTCGGGGTCTCCGGGCCGCTGACCGTCGGTGCGGTCATCTCGGGAGCCTACGCGGGCGACAAGCAGTCCCCGCTGTCGGACACGACCAATCTCGCGGCCGGCGTGACGAACACGCCGCTGTACGACCACATCCGCCGGATGCGAACGGGGACGGCCATCGCGTTCGGACTCTCAGTGTTAGGATTCGCCGCGTTCGGCCTGCAGGCAGGCGGTGAGATTCCGGCCGGCCGCATCGTCGAGATCCAGACCGCGCTCGCGGGCACGTACGACCTCTCCGTGCTCGTCTTCCTGCCGCTCGTGGTCACCTTCGGTCTCGCGCTCTACGGCTACCCCGCGCTCCCCACGCTCGTCGCCGGCGTCTTCGCCGGCGTCTTCACCACGATTCTGGTCCAAGGGACCGGCTTCGTCGCCGCGTGGGGAGTCTTCATGAGCGGCACCGAGCCCCAGACCGGGACCGACCTCGTGAACGAACTCCTCGCGACCGGCGGCCTCACCGGCTCCGCGTGGACGATCACCGTCGTCGTCGCCGCGCTCTCGCTCGGCGGTCTCCTCGAGCACACCGGCGTGCTGGCCGTCCTCGCTCACCGCCTCTCGCAGGGCGTGGGCAGTTCCGGCGGCCTGATCGCCGGCACCGGGCTCTCGGCGATCCTGATCAACGCGCTCACCGCCCAGCAGTACATGAGCATCGTCCTCCCGGGGCTGACGCTGCGAAACCTCTACGACGAGTTCGGCCTCGACAGCGAGGAACTCTCCCGGGCCGTCGAAGCCGCCGGGACCCCCACCGGCGCGCTCATTCCGTGGCACGCCGGCGGCGTCTTCATGGCCTCGGCAACCGGCGTCCCCACCCTCGAGTACGCGCCGTTCTACCTGTTCGGATTCCTCTCGCCGGCCGTCCTATTCCTGATGGCGCTGACCGGTCGCGGGATTCCGACGGTTAACCGGGCCGAGCGGGCCCATACCGCGGACTGA
- a CDS encoding DUF655 domain-containing protein, producing the protein MSEADRDELDVRRAVVLDYLAHGLSDDGRPQYAKSPAGYAVGIEDFQLYQVAFDEDERLTIGSEVIVEPPAERDIVTECHRVEYEDLSSGAQSELEYVVADLVEENEERFVDFYNDAQPITLRLHQLNLLPGIGKKLRNGILDERKRKPFESFEELSERVSGLHDPDEILVERILEELRDDDLKYQTFVGRREQEQNQ; encoded by the coding sequence ATGAGCGAAGCTGATCGCGATGAGCTGGACGTTCGTCGTGCGGTCGTGTTGGATTACCTCGCACACGGGCTGTCGGACGACGGCCGACCGCAGTACGCGAAGTCGCCGGCAGGCTACGCCGTCGGTATCGAGGACTTTCAGCTCTATCAAGTCGCCTTCGACGAGGACGAGCGCCTGACCATCGGGAGCGAAGTCATCGTCGAACCGCCAGCCGAACGGGACATTGTCACCGAATGTCACCGAGTGGAGTACGAGGATCTCTCCTCGGGTGCCCAATCCGAACTCGAGTACGTCGTCGCTGATCTCGTCGAGGAGAACGAAGAGCGGTTCGTCGACTTCTACAACGACGCCCAGCCGATCACGTTGCGGCTCCACCAGCTGAACCTGCTGCCGGGCATCGGGAAGAAGCTCCGCAACGGGATTCTCGACGAGCGAAAGCGCAAGCCCTTCGAGAGCTTCGAGGAACTGTCCGAGCGCGTCTCCGGCCTGCACGACCCCGACGAGATCCTCGTCGAGCGCATCCTCGAGGAGCTCCGCGACGACGATCTCAAATACCAGACGTTCGTGGGGCGGCGCGAACAGGAACAGAACCAGTAG
- a CDS encoding AI-2E family transporter — MDARTAFFALLVAALCGLAALLVLPLVEYVLAACLLAVVLRPAYQRLEPRVGPRLAGLALTGVAVVAGVVPLLLVSLVVLRTALSTLESLEADRIVEYGREVARDDLGLADGTVTALESAVRSELEESFAGAAEVTLTRLIDIVTTGIDVAVGLVVLVFLVYYLLVDGAAFLDWLRETAPLETRVLDELFADVHDVTWAVLRSHVLVAVVQGILGGLGLAILGVPYATTLGVILVLASFLPTIGVWLVWGPVTVAHAASSGPARAAVLLGYGVAVLAVTDSYLRAYLVDRGSSLHPATALVGVVGGIYLFGVVGLFVGPMILAAFKACVTVAHRLERADSDDTDSATGPDREQSFVEAKQ; from the coding sequence ATGGACGCCCGAACGGCGTTTTTCGCCCTCCTCGTCGCCGCCCTCTGCGGACTTGCTGCCCTGCTGGTCCTCCCCCTCGTGGAGTACGTGCTGGCGGCCTGTCTGCTCGCGGTCGTTCTCCGCCCGGCCTACCAGCGACTGGAACCGCGCGTCGGTCCGCGACTCGCCGGCCTCGCGCTCACCGGCGTCGCCGTCGTGGCCGGTGTCGTTCCGCTGCTCCTCGTTTCGCTGGTCGTTCTCCGGACCGCCCTGTCGACCCTCGAGTCGCTCGAGGCCGACCGGATCGTCGAGTACGGCCGCGAAGTCGCCCGGGACGACCTCGGACTGGCCGACGGGACGGTCACCGCACTCGAGTCCGCCGTGCGATCGGAACTCGAGGAATCCTTTGCGGGTGCCGCGGAGGTGACGCTGACTCGACTGATCGATATCGTGACGACGGGGATCGACGTGGCGGTCGGACTGGTCGTCCTCGTCTTCCTGGTGTACTACCTGCTGGTCGACGGCGCGGCCTTCCTCGACTGGCTCCGCGAGACCGCGCCGCTCGAGACGCGAGTGCTCGACGAACTGTTCGCGGACGTCCACGACGTCACGTGGGCGGTCCTCCGCAGTCACGTCCTCGTCGCGGTCGTACAGGGGATACTCGGCGGGCTGGGGCTCGCAATCCTCGGCGTGCCGTACGCGACCACGCTGGGAGTGATCCTCGTTCTCGCCTCGTTTCTCCCGACGATCGGCGTCTGGCTCGTCTGGGGTCCGGTCACGGTCGCCCACGCGGCCTCGAGCGGTCCCGCACGCGCCGCTGTCCTCTTGGGGTACGGCGTCGCCGTGCTCGCCGTTACGGACAGCTACCTGCGCGCGTACCTCGTCGACCGCGGCTCGAGTTTGCATCCGGCGACCGCACTGGTGGGCGTCGTCGGCGGCATCTACCTCTTCGGTGTCGTCGGGCTCTTCGTCGGCCCCATGATACTCGCGGCGTTCAAAGCCTGCGTGACCGTCGCCCATCGGCTCGAGCGGGCCGATTCGGACGACACCGACTCCGCGACCGGACCCGATCGAGAGCAATCCTTCGTGGAAGCAAAACAGTAG
- a CDS encoding cystathionine gamma-synthase, whose amino-acid sequence MDEDADRRIETRSIHAGQEPDEETGALMTPIHANSTYKQDAPGDHRGYEYSRTGNPTRTDLEANLASLENAEYGRAFASGMASINTVLNLLEAGDHVVTGNDVYGGTHRIFTQVYEDYDLEFSFVDMTDLDELEAAFRDETALLWLETPTNPLMSIVDIAGAAEIAHAHDALCAIDNTFATPYLQRPLDLGADIVSHSLTKYLGGHSDAVGGALLTNDEELDERLGFYQNSVGATPGPFESFLVLRGTKTLPVRMDRHCENARAIADVLDDHPDVDRVYYPGLESHPGHEIAAEQMDDFGGMLSFELDASLEEASEVVSNTEIFTLAESLGGVESLIEQPAPMTHAAIPREERIEAGLSDSLIRVSVGIEHADDLIADLEGAIDGVLS is encoded by the coding sequence ATGGACGAAGATGCAGACCGCCGGATCGAGACTCGCTCGATTCACGCTGGCCAGGAACCGGACGAGGAGACTGGCGCACTGATGACCCCGATTCACGCCAATTCCACCTACAAGCAGGACGCGCCGGGCGACCACCGCGGCTACGAGTACTCGCGGACCGGGAATCCCACGCGCACCGATCTCGAGGCGAACCTCGCGAGTCTGGAGAACGCCGAGTACGGCCGTGCGTTCGCCAGCGGAATGGCCTCGATCAACACCGTCCTCAATCTGCTCGAGGCCGGCGACCACGTCGTCACCGGCAACGACGTCTACGGCGGGACCCACCGCATCTTCACGCAGGTCTACGAGGACTACGACCTCGAGTTCTCGTTCGTCGATATGACCGACCTCGACGAACTCGAGGCCGCGTTCCGCGATGAGACCGCGCTGCTCTGGCTCGAGACGCCGACGAACCCGCTCATGTCGATCGTCGACATCGCGGGTGCGGCCGAGATCGCTCACGCCCACGACGCGCTCTGTGCGATCGACAACACGTTCGCGACGCCGTACCTCCAGCGGCCGCTCGATCTGGGTGCCGACATCGTCTCGCACTCGCTGACCAAGTACCTCGGCGGCCACTCCGACGCCGTCGGCGGCGCACTGCTAACGAACGACGAGGAACTCGACGAGCGACTCGGCTTCTATCAGAACTCCGTCGGGGCGACGCCCGGTCCCTTCGAGTCCTTCCTCGTCCTCCGGGGCACCAAGACGCTGCCCGTCCGCATGGACCGCCACTGCGAGAACGCCCGCGCGATCGCCGATGTCCTCGACGACCACCCCGATGTCGACCGCGTCTACTACCCCGGCCTCGAGTCCCATCCCGGCCACGAGATCGCCGCCGAGCAAATGGACGACTTCGGCGGCATGCTGAGTTTCGAACTCGACGCGAGCTTAGAAGAGGCGAGCGAGGTCGTCTCGAACACCGAGATATTCACTCTCGCGGAGAGCCTGGGCGGCGTCGAGAGCCTGATCGAACAGCCCGCCCCGATGACCCACGCCGCGATTCCCCGCGAGGAACGCATCGAAGCCGGGCTCTCGGATAGCCTGATCCGCGTCTCGGTAGGGATCGAACACGCCGACGACCTGATCGCCGACCTCGAGGGAGCCATCGACGGCGTTCTCTCCTGA
- a CDS encoding MBL fold metallo-hydrolase, whose translation MTDRDDPGVYALPLTLEYGGDERTFTPTAVETARGLVLLDAGPAGAVGQIETHLAGMGFELADIWLVVLTHHDADHAGGLAELLERVDAIVATHRDEAPYVSGEQEPIKGSDGGDRYPPVDIDIELTDGVRLPTLAGPMEVIATPGHAPGHLSLYFPTGNLLVAGDALVADGDEPLAGPKPRFTPDMDRAIESVGALADLEVDHTVCYHGGYVDRGTERIQEIYEQGRE comes from the coding sequence ATGACTGATCGCGACGATCCCGGCGTGTACGCACTGCCACTGACCCTCGAGTACGGCGGCGACGAACGGACGTTCACCCCGACGGCGGTCGAGACGGCCCGCGGACTGGTGTTGCTCGACGCCGGCCCCGCCGGCGCGGTCGGCCAGATCGAGACTCATCTGGCCGGAATGGGGTTCGAACTCGCGGACATCTGGCTCGTCGTCCTGACCCACCACGACGCGGACCACGCGGGCGGGCTCGCGGAACTGCTCGAGCGAGTCGACGCGATCGTCGCGACCCACCGCGACGAAGCGCCGTACGTCTCGGGCGAGCAGGAGCCGATCAAGGGGTCGGACGGCGGCGACCGGTATCCGCCCGTCGACATCGATATCGAACTGACCGACGGTGTCCGATTGCCGACTCTCGCGGGGCCAATGGAAGTCATCGCCACGCCCGGCCATGCGCCCGGACATCTCTCGTTGTACTTCCCGACGGGGAACCTGCTCGTGGCCGGCGACGCGCTGGTCGCGGACGGCGACGAGCCCCTCGCCGGTCCGAAACCGCGGTTCACGCCCGATATGGACCGCGCGATCGAGTCCGTCGGGGCGCTGGCGGATCTCGAGGTCGACCACACCGTGTGCTATCACGGCGGGTACGTCGATCGAGGGACCGAACGGATTCAGGAGATCTACGAGCAGGGAAGGGAGTGA
- a CDS encoding 50S ribosomal protein L21e encodes MPKSNGPRQGTRRKLANDPRDRGTSPPQRAIQEYEEGEKVHLKIDPSVPDGRFHPRFDGHTGEVVGKQGSAFKVEINDGGKDKTLLVTAAHMRAQNQEKNRI; translated from the coding sequence ATGCCGAAATCTAATGGCCCTCGTCAGGGAACCCGGAGAAAGCTCGCGAACGATCCTCGAGACCGCGGTACCTCGCCGCCACAGCGTGCGATTCAGGAGTACGAGGAGGGTGAGAAAGTCCACCTGAAGATCGACCCAAGTGTTCCGGACGGTCGCTTCCACCCGCGATTCGACGGTCACACCGGCGAAGTCGTCGGGAAACAGGGCAGCGCCTTCAAAGTCGAGATCAACGACGGCGGTAAGGACAAGACCCTGCTCGTGACCGCGGCCCACATGCGCGCACAGAATCAGGAAAAGAACCGGATCTGA
- a CDS encoding HemK2/MTQ2 family protein methyltransferase, with product MTLEDRRDEEPDVYQPAEDSHLLAEAACDRLEGSEVVLEVGTGSGYVAKQIADETGARVVASDLNPHAVRQARTEGVEAVRADLVSPFRDGSFDAVAFNPPYLPTDPENEWDDWMERALSGGEDGRAVIDPFLEHVGRVLAPDGVVYLLVSSLTGVDEVVEEAGKHGFSAVAVADESFPFETLTVLELFR from the coding sequence ATGACACTCGAGGACCGACGCGACGAGGAACCGGACGTGTACCAACCCGCCGAGGACTCTCACCTGCTGGCCGAGGCGGCCTGTGACCGACTCGAGGGGAGCGAGGTCGTCCTCGAGGTCGGCACGGGTTCGGGCTACGTCGCCAAACAAATCGCCGACGAGACGGGCGCTCGCGTCGTCGCATCGGATCTGAACCCACACGCCGTGCGCCAAGCCCGCACCGAGGGCGTCGAGGCGGTGCGAGCGGATCTCGTCTCGCCGTTTCGGGACGGGTCCTTCGACGCGGTCGCGTTCAACCCGCCGTACCTGCCGACCGATCCCGAAAACGAGTGGGACGACTGGATGGAACGCGCCCTGTCGGGCGGCGAGGACGGCCGAGCCGTCATCGATCCGTTCCTCGAGCACGTCGGTCGCGTGCTCGCCCCCGACGGCGTCGTCTACCTGCTCGTGAGCAGTCTCACCGGCGTCGACGAGGTGGTCGAAGAGGCCGGCAAACACGGGTTCAGCGCTGTCGCCGTCGCCGACGAGTCGTTCCCCTTCGAGACGCTGACGGTGCTCGAGTTGTTCCGTTGA
- a CDS encoding 16S ribosomal RNA methyltransferase A: protein MRDPDGLIARAGVRGDPDRDQHFLVDDRVLDRLPTYLTETDADTSHILEIGGGTGALTDRLLAVGDEVTVVERDRELAAFLREEFADEIDAGELTVVQGDALKVELPDFTASVSNLPYGVSSEIAFRLFPEKKPLVLMFQQEFAERMVAEPNTSEYGRLSVSSQHYADVELVESIPKEAFSPPPAVQSAVVRAIPREPDYEVDNEDFFLRFVKALFTQRRKTIRNGIRNTAHISGLAEPEAVVDAADEDVLRKRAGAMAPSEFAALAQLARDVGGPIDE from the coding sequence ATGAGAGATCCAGACGGACTGATCGCCCGGGCGGGCGTCCGCGGCGATCCGGACCGCGACCAGCACTTCCTCGTCGACGACCGCGTGCTGGACCGGTTGCCGACCTACCTGACTGAAACCGACGCCGACACGAGCCATATCCTCGAGATCGGTGGCGGAACGGGCGCGCTGACTGACCGGCTGCTCGCGGTCGGCGACGAGGTGACGGTAGTCGAACGCGATCGCGAACTCGCCGCATTTCTGCGCGAGGAGTTCGCCGACGAGATCGACGCCGGCGAGTTGACCGTCGTTCAGGGCGACGCACTCAAGGTCGAATTACCCGACTTCACGGCGTCGGTCTCGAATCTCCCCTACGGCGTCTCGAGCGAGATCGCCTTTCGGCTCTTTCCCGAGAAGAAGCCGCTCGTCTTGATGTTTCAACAGGAGTTCGCTGAACGGATGGTCGCCGAGCCGAACACGTCGGAGTACGGCCGGCTCTCGGTCTCGAGCCAGCACTACGCTGATGTCGAACTCGTCGAGTCGATCCCGAAGGAGGCGTTCTCGCCGCCGCCGGCGGTACAGAGCGCGGTGGTTCGTGCGATCCCGCGCGAGCCCGACTACGAGGTCGACAACGAGGACTTTTTCCTGCGGTTCGTCAAGGCGCTGTTCACCCAGCGCCGGAAGACGATCCGGAACGGGATCCGGAACACGGCTCACATCTCCGGACTCGCCGAACCCGAGGCGGTCGTCGACGCGGCCGACGAGGACGTGCTCCGAAAGCGGGCCGGCGCGATGGCACCCTCCGAGTTCGCCGCGCTCGCCCAACTCGCGAGGGATGTTGGTGGCCCGATCGACGAGTAA
- a CDS encoding HVO_2753 family zinc finger protein: MSTTDDRETRSCVSCGLNIAGTNAAAFKCPDCGQQIYRCAKCRKQSNLYECPDCGFTGP, encoded by the coding sequence ATGAGTACGACCGACGACCGAGAGACGCGTTCCTGCGTCTCCTGTGGGCTCAACATCGCGGGTACCAACGCAGCCGCGTTCAAGTGTCCCGACTGCGGCCAGCAGATCTACCGCTGTGCCAAGTGTCGCAAGCAGAGCAACCTCTACGAGTGCCCCGACTGCGGATTCACCGGACCATAA
- the nreA gene encoding DNA repair protein NreA, which yields MRLGDYIEDLEPDEEAERRRLAKEKSYAITDHLEEFERKFDDALSGDTLVGSTSPSIFVGRSNYPDIPVGLLSPVGDEDDAAEYVTDGDWYQQGYAIDDVLQRRTGLLNSSKRANVDSPSIASRMTPSVDDVWDGFVGVQREVAIADRPVDLEIGLDDKPDLGLDAGTDVATPRGPRANATNAELRENPYVPKPVKKTLEDDDWQAQGAMTYLYRRGFDVYEINSILSAGALGQTKQRRLVPTRWSITAVDDTVGQYLRGRIRNAPSIDEVQVWANEYVGNRYWVVLAPGNWEFELVEMKAPGSIWNPDPHDDIWLASASEGYEGRSSYVEETAGAYYAARLGVLEYLESIGRQAKCLVLREVSDDYWAPVGVWQVRESVRNAFEGEYGEAETFHEAVSEVATRLPVSYARLRRKSELAAGLQANLSAFSSSE from the coding sequence ATGCGCCTCGGCGACTATATCGAGGACTTAGAGCCCGATGAGGAGGCCGAACGTCGCCGCCTCGCCAAGGAGAAGTCCTACGCGATCACGGATCACCTAGAGGAGTTCGAACGGAAGTTCGACGACGCCCTGAGCGGCGACACGCTCGTCGGCTCGACCTCGCCGTCGATCTTCGTCGGCCGGTCGAACTACCCGGACATTCCCGTCGGACTGCTCTCGCCGGTCGGCGACGAGGACGACGCCGCGGAGTACGTCACCGACGGCGACTGGTACCAGCAGGGCTATGCCATCGACGACGTGCTCCAGCGCCGGACCGGGCTCCTGAACTCGAGCAAGCGCGCGAACGTCGACTCCCCGAGCATCGCGAGCCGGATGACCCCCTCGGTCGACGACGTCTGGGACGGCTTCGTCGGCGTCCAACGGGAGGTCGCCATCGCCGACCGGCCGGTCGACCTCGAGATCGGACTGGACGACAAGCCCGACCTCGGCCTCGACGCGGGAACCGACGTAGCGACGCCGCGCGGGCCCCGGGCCAACGCGACCAACGCCGAACTGCGGGAGAACCCCTACGTCCCCAAACCGGTCAAGAAGACCCTCGAGGACGACGACTGGCAGGCACAGGGCGCGATGACCTACCTCTACCGGCGCGGGTTCGACGTCTACGAGATCAATTCGATTCTCTCCGCAGGCGCGCTGGGGCAGACGAAACAGCGCCGACTGGTTCCCACGCGCTGGTCGATCACGGCCGTCGACGACACCGTGGGGCAGTACCTGCGCGGGCGCATCCGCAACGCGCCCAGCATCGACGAGGTGCAGGTCTGGGCGAACGAGTACGTCGGCAACCGCTACTGGGTCGTGCTCGCGCCCGGCAACTGGGAGTTCGAACTCGTCGAGATGAAGGCGCCGGGCAGCATCTGGAACCCCGACCCGCACGACGACATCTGGCTCGCCAGCGCCTCGGAGGGCTACGAGGGGCGCTCGAGCTACGTCGAGGAAACCGCGGGGGCCTACTACGCCGCCCGACTGGGCGTCTTGGAGTACCTCGAGTCGATCGGCCGGCAGGCGAAGTGTCTCGTTTTGCGGGAGGTCTCCGACGACTACTGGGCACCCGTCGGCGTCTGGCAGGTCCGCGAGAGCGTCCGGAACGCCTTCGAGGGAGAGTACGGCGAGGCGGAGACGTTCCACGAGGCGGTTTCGGAGGTCGCGACCCGACTGCCGGTTTCCTACGCGCGATTACGGCGGAAATCGGAACTCGCGGCCGGACTGCAGGCCAACCTGAGCGCGTTCTCGAGCTCGGAGTGA
- a CDS encoding RNA polymerase Rpb4 family protein: protein MTIFKEIVDEEFLTVSETKELLADIEAERAMDEDRELRYELARAIEHANRFAVLEPEEAQSLVDDLQTIEKVDEPTAYKIANLLPQDRDELRSVYAQQRYSLSGDELDEILNIVAQYA, encoded by the coding sequence ATGACGATCTTCAAAGAGATCGTCGACGAGGAGTTCCTGACGGTCTCGGAGACGAAGGAGCTGCTCGCCGACATCGAAGCCGAACGCGCGATGGACGAGGATCGCGAGCTGCGCTACGAGCTCGCGCGAGCGATCGAACACGCGAACCGATTTGCGGTCCTCGAGCCCGAGGAGGCCCAGTCGCTGGTCGACGACCTGCAGACCATCGAGAAGGTTGACGAGCCGACGGCCTACAAGATCGCCAACCTCCTGCCGCAAGACCGGGACGAACTCCGGTCGGTGTACGCACAGCAGCGGTACTCGCTGTCGGGGGACGAACTCGACGAAATTCTCAATATCGTCGCACAGTACGCCTGA
- a CDS encoding elongation factor 1-beta: protein MGKVAAKIKVMPDSPEIDLDALQERLESTLPEGAKINGVEREEVAFGLVALYPTVIVPDGSGGTEAVEESFGDVEGVESVGVENVGRI, encoded by the coding sequence ATGGGTAAAGTCGCTGCCAAAATCAAGGTCATGCCGGACAGCCCCGAAATCGACCTCGACGCGCTCCAAGAGCGCCTCGAGAGCACCCTCCCCGAGGGCGCGAAGATCAACGGCGTCGAACGCGAAGAGGTCGCGTTCGGTCTCGTCGCGCTCTACCCGACCGTGATCGTCCCCGACGGTTCGGGCGGCACGGAAGCCGTCGAGGAGAGCTTCGGTGACGTTGAGGGCGTCGAAAGCGTCGGCGTCGAGAACGTCGGCCGCATCTAA